From a single Rosa rugosa chromosome 7, drRosRugo1.1, whole genome shotgun sequence genomic region:
- the LOC133721440 gene encoding cell division protein FtsZ homolog 2-1, chloroplastic-like, translating to MATYASTHFTFSDTRNPVGVLTRLGGRVLVENHLERVRSVKMLPESKFGFLGAIHKSTLPQFKCSASSHSVGSYPNKDPFLNLHPEVSMLRGEGNNTSSNLRKDTPGGNVTESLSEKSLPNNYNEAKIKVIGVGGGGSNAVNRMIESAMKGVEFWIVNTDVQAMRMSPVFPENRLQIGQELTRGLGAGGNPDVGMNAAKESRESIEEALYGSDMVFVTAGMGGGTGTGGAPVVAGVAKSMGILTVGVVTTPFSFEGRKRAVQAQEGIAALRENVDTLIVIPNDKLLTAVSQSTPVTEAFNLADDILRQGVRGISDIITIPGLVNVDFADVRAIMANAGSSLMGIGTATGKTRARDAALNAIQSPLLDIGIERATGIVWNITGGTDLTLYEVNAAAEVIYDLVDPTANLIFGAVTDPSLSGQVSITLIATGFKRQEESDGRPLQAQGDITLGINRRPSSFSEGSSVEIPDFLKKKGRSRYPRV from the exons ATGGCGACGTATGCATCCACGCATTTTACTTTTTCTGATACTCGAAACCCAGTTGGGGTTCTAACAAGACTGGGAGGGAGAGTATTAGTGGAGAATCACTTGGAAAGAGTTAGAAGTGTGAAAATGCTGCCCGAGAGCAAGTTTGGATTTTTGGGTGCAATCCATAAGTCGACTTTGCCTCAATTTAAGTGCTCAGCCAGCTCTCACAGTGTGGGTTCGTATCCGAATAAAGACCCTTTTCTGAATCTACACCCTGAGGTTTCTATGCTTAGAGGTGAGGGCAATAATACGTCGAGCAATCTGAGGAAAGATACTCCAGGTGGGAATGTGACTGAGAGCTTGAGTGAGAAATCTCTTCCGAATAATTACAACGAAGCAAAGATTAAGGTTATTGGCGTTGGTGGTGGAGGGTCAAATGCAGTCAATCGTATGATTGAGAGTGCAATGAAGGGTGTGGAGTTCTGGATTGTTAACACTGATGTTCAAGCCATGAGAATGTCGCCTGTGTTTCCTGAGAACCGTTTACAGATTGGTCAAGAGCTTACCCGGGGTCTTGGTGCTGGTGGAAACCCGGATGTTGGTATGAATGCTGCCAAAGAAAGCAGAGAATCGATAGAAGAAGCGCTATATGGGTCAGACATGGTTTTCGTTACG GCTGGAATGGGTGGAGGAACTGGCACTGGCGGAGCTCCTGTCGTTGCAGGTGTTGCAAAATCAATGGGTATATTGACGGTTGGTGTTGTGACAACCCCTTTCTCCTTTGAGGGACGGAAAAGGGCAGTTCAAGCCCAGGAAGGGATTGCAGCTTTGAGAGAGAATGTTGACACACTGATAGTCATTCCAAATGACAAGTTATTGACTGCAGTTTCCCAGTCTACCCCAGTAACAGAGGCATTTAATCTAGCTGATGATATTTTACGACAAGGTGTTCGTGGTATCTCGGATATAATCACG ATTCCTGGGCTGGTAAATGTCGACTTTGCTGATGTAAGGGCTATAATGGCGAATGCAGGTTCTTCATTGATGGGGATAGGAACTGCAACTG GGAAGACAAGGGCAAGAGATGCTGCATTAAATGCCATTCAATCACCTCTATTAGATATCGGTATAGAGAGGGCTACTGGAATTGTCTGGAACATAACTGGTGGAACTGATTTGACACTCTATGAG GTAAATGCTGCAGCAGAGGTTATATATGACCTTGTTGATCCAACAgcaaatttaatatttggagCAGTGACAGATCCATCACTCAGTGGTCAA GTTAGCATCACTCTAATTGCTACTGGATTCAAACGCCAAGAAGAAAGTGATGGGAGGCCACTCCAG GCACAAGGAGACATTACCCTTGGAATCAATCGAAGACCTTCGTCCTTCTCAGAAGGTAGTTCGGTTGAGATTCCTGATTTCTTGAAGAAGAAAGGACGCTCACGTTATCCAAGAGTTTGA